A portion of the Acidisarcina polymorpha genome contains these proteins:
- a CDS encoding Orn/Lys/Arg decarboxylase N-terminal domain-containing protein: MDITEGRWVLLIASDAGNTDSVSDRAMERLVDAISKEGYEVVRTSTPDDGLSLVKSDPSHSAILLDWDLPEDHQFDERAALKIIRAVRRRNKKIPIFLIADRTLVDELPLEVVKEVHEYIHLFGDTPAFIANRVDFAVERYHERLLPPYFRELKKYTDQGAYSWDAPGHMGGVAFLKHPVGMEFHRFFGENLMRSDLGISTAPLGSWLDHIGPPGESERNAARIFGADWTFYVLGGSSTSNQIVGHGVIGKDDIVLADSNCHKSICYALTITGARPVYFKPTRNGYGMIGLVPPHRFSPESIRGLIEKSPFSTGAMSQQPTYAAVTNSTYDGLCYDVDRVVTELAKSVPRIHFDEAWYAYAKFHPIYRGRFAMDVPDSMPDRPTLFAVQSTHKMLAAFSMASMIHIKLSDRAPLEYDQFNESFMMHGTTSPFYPMIASLDVAAAMMDEPAGPTLMSDTIEDAINFRKAMSSIAHRLRQAEDGWFFKLFQPEQVTDPEDGETYLFEDAPDSLLSESSTCWTLKPGEEWHGFGEDDVRDNYCMLDPTKVTILTPGIGPQGKLDPSGIPAAILTEFLDARRVEIARTGDYTVLVLFSIGTSKGKWGSLLENLFEFKRLYDTEAPLEEALPELVAKHPKRYAPLTLRDLSDEMHAAMIELNLTSLLHEACDVDPDPVLTPADTYQKLLRNGTEKVKFSEAAGRVTGVMLVPYPPGIPVRMPGERLGSADSPTIKLILALQEFGKRFPGFEREVHGIEIDANGDYWVRAIVDSEEGLSTTRSQGQKEKPPTSAPPVKKRRVRNGKPEKHPMPPAGTVTR; this comes from the coding sequence ATGGACATAACTGAAGGGCGTTGGGTCCTGCTCATCGCCAGCGACGCCGGCAATACCGATTCTGTTTCCGACCGCGCCATGGAGCGTCTGGTCGACGCCATTAGTAAAGAAGGTTATGAGGTGGTTCGCACCTCGACCCCTGATGATGGGCTATCCCTGGTCAAGAGCGATCCGTCGCATTCGGCGATCCTGCTCGATTGGGACCTTCCTGAAGACCACCAGTTCGACGAACGCGCCGCGCTCAAGATCATCCGCGCCGTTCGCCGCCGCAACAAGAAGATTCCAATCTTCCTCATCGCCGACCGCACCCTAGTCGACGAACTGCCGCTCGAGGTCGTTAAAGAAGTCCACGAATACATCCACCTCTTCGGCGATACTCCCGCCTTCATTGCCAATCGGGTCGATTTCGCCGTTGAGCGCTATCACGAGCGGCTGCTTCCACCTTATTTCCGCGAGCTCAAGAAATATACCGACCAGGGCGCCTACTCCTGGGACGCGCCGGGGCACATGGGCGGCGTCGCCTTCCTCAAGCATCCTGTAGGCATGGAGTTTCACCGCTTCTTCGGCGAAAACCTGATGCGCTCAGACCTGGGTATCTCGACCGCGCCGCTCGGTTCGTGGCTCGACCACATCGGCCCTCCCGGCGAATCGGAGCGCAATGCGGCGCGCATCTTTGGCGCCGACTGGACCTTCTATGTGCTCGGAGGGTCGTCCACGTCGAACCAGATCGTCGGCCATGGAGTCATCGGCAAGGACGACATCGTCCTCGCCGACTCCAATTGCCATAAGTCGATCTGCTACGCCCTCACCATCACCGGCGCGCGGCCCGTCTATTTCAAGCCGACCCGCAATGGCTACGGGATGATCGGCCTGGTGCCTCCGCATCGCTTCAGTCCAGAATCCATTCGCGGACTGATCGAGAAAAGTCCTTTCTCAACAGGAGCCATGTCGCAACAGCCGACTTACGCCGCAGTGACGAACTCGACTTATGACGGCTTGTGCTATGACGTTGATCGGGTCGTGACCGAGCTCGCCAAAAGCGTCCCGCGAATTCACTTCGACGAAGCCTGGTATGCCTACGCGAAGTTCCACCCCATCTATCGCGGCCGCTTCGCCATGGATGTCCCCGACTCCATGCCTGACCGTCCAACACTCTTTGCAGTGCAATCGACCCACAAGATGTTGGCGGCGTTTTCCATGGCCTCGATGATCCACATCAAGCTCAGCGACCGCGCTCCCCTTGAATATGACCAGTTCAACGAGTCGTTCATGATGCACGGAACGACCTCGCCCTTCTATCCCATGATCGCCTCGCTCGACGTTGCTGCCGCCATGATGGATGAGCCCGCCGGCCCCACCTTGATGAGCGACACCATCGAAGACGCGATCAATTTCAGAAAAGCGATGTCATCGATTGCGCACCGGCTTCGTCAGGCGGAAGACGGCTGGTTCTTTAAGCTCTTCCAGCCCGAACAGGTCACCGATCCCGAAGACGGCGAAACCTATCTCTTCGAAGATGCCCCCGACTCTCTGCTCTCTGAATCTTCCACCTGCTGGACATTGAAGCCCGGCGAGGAGTGGCACGGCTTCGGCGAGGATGATGTCCGCGACAACTACTGCATGCTGGATCCTACGAAGGTCACGATCCTAACCCCGGGCATTGGCCCGCAGGGTAAGCTCGACCCTTCGGGGATCCCTGCGGCGATCCTCACCGAATTTCTCGATGCCCGGCGCGTCGAGATTGCCCGCACCGGCGACTACACCGTCCTGGTGCTCTTCTCAATCGGCACCAGCAAGGGGAAATGGGGAAGCCTGCTCGAAAATCTCTTTGAGTTCAAGCGCCTTTATGACACGGAAGCCCCGCTCGAAGAGGCCCTGCCCGAACTCGTCGCGAAGCACCCGAAACGCTACGCCCCCCTGACCTTGAGAGATCTCAGCGACGAAATGCATGCAGCCATGATCGAGCTGAATCTCACCAGCCTTTTGCACGAAGCCTGCGACGTCGATCCCGATCCCGTCCTCACTCCTGCAGACACCTATCAGAAATTGCTGCGCAACGGGACCGAGAAGGTGAAGTTTTCCGAGGCCGCCGGCCGCGTCACCGGGGTCATGCTGGTCCCCTACCCGCCTGGAATTCCGGTTAGAATGCCAGGCGAGCGTCTGGGCAGTGCGGATAGCCCCACCATTAAATTGATCCTGGCTCTCCAGGAGTTCGGCAAGCGCTTTCCCGGCTTCGAGCGCGAGGTCCACGGCATTGAAATTGATGCCAACGGCGACTACTGGGTCCGTGCCATCGTCGACTCAGAGGAGGGACTCTCAACCACACGAAGTCAAGGGCAGAAAGAGAAGCCTCCCACTTCCGCTCCTCCGGTCAAGAAACGCCGCGTTCGAAACGGTAAACCTGAGAAGCATCCGATGCCGCCGGCCGGCACCGTCACCAGATAA
- a CDS encoding carbonic anhydrase — METYKKLLQANRDWVQSKVTQRQSYFTELSQGQNPEFLWIGCSDSRVPAEDLTGCQPGELFVHRNIGNLVPESDVNALSVLQFAVQHLKVKHVIVCGHYGCGGVKHGMMHHDLGLLDAWIANIRSIYAENAAEFANIADETARWDHLVELNVRRQVKNVIGSAIVYKAWQEERRPVVHGWVCDLKTGFLKELETRYPE, encoded by the coding sequence ATGGAAACCTACAAGAAACTTCTGCAAGCAAATCGCGATTGGGTCCAGAGCAAGGTCACTCAACGGCAGAGCTATTTCACTGAACTGTCTCAAGGGCAAAACCCGGAGTTTCTCTGGATCGGCTGCTCGGATTCCCGAGTCCCCGCGGAGGACCTCACCGGCTGCCAGCCTGGCGAACTCTTCGTTCATCGCAACATCGGCAATCTCGTTCCCGAATCGGATGTCAATGCGCTCAGCGTTCTGCAGTTTGCCGTGCAGCACCTCAAAGTGAAGCATGTCATCGTCTGCGGCCACTATGGCTGCGGCGGCGTTAAGCACGGCATGATGCATCACGACCTGGGACTGCTCGACGCCTGGATCGCCAACATCCGCTCCATCTATGCGGAAAATGCAGCCGAGTTCGCCAACATTGCCGATGAAACCGCGCGTTGGGACCACCTGGTCGAGTTGAACGTCCGCCGCCAGGTGAAGAATGTCATCGGCTCCGCCATCGTCTATAAAGCCTGGCAGGAGGAGCGGAGACCGGTCGTTCACGGCTGGGTATGCGACCTCAAAACCGGCTTCCTCAAAGAGTTGGAGACCCGCTACCCGGAGTAG
- the xseB gene encoding exodeoxyribonuclease VII small subunit, whose product MATFEESLKQLEKIVDQLEHGDLPLEESIRLFEDGVRLSSSCKQELDAAEGKVQILMKERDGSMRAEPFPGK is encoded by the coding sequence TTGGCAACGTTTGAAGAATCGCTGAAGCAGCTGGAAAAGATTGTTGATCAATTGGAACACGGCGATCTTCCATTGGAGGAATCGATTCGGCTCTTCGAGGACGGCGTTCGGCTGTCCTCCTCATGCAAGCAGGAGCTCGATGCAGCGGAGGGGAAGGTCCAGATCCTGATGAAGGAACGGGACGGATCCATGCGGGCCGAGCCGTTTCCGGGGAAGTAA
- a CDS encoding IS1595 family transposase codes for MSKEPTTLQQAIIHFADPDNCIKFLVARRWPDGVVLCPRCGSDRVAYVPSRRVWQCKTRHEKCQFSIKVGTIFEDSAISLDKWLVAMWLVANCKNGVSSWEVHRDLGVTQKTAWFMLHRIRLALGDVPESKMGGNGPVEVDETFIGPNPQKMHADKRQARYKALSARPKTPVMGMLDRESRQVRASVVPDVRRETLQNAILEQIEKASTVYTDSAVGYDNLAARAYIHGTVNHVEEYVNGEIHTQGIENFWSLLKRGLRGTYVAVEPFHLDRYIGEQVFRFNNRATKENPLNNADRFTIAVSQIVGKRLTYAELTGKELKKPEAAF; via the coding sequence ATGAGCAAGGAACCTACAACTCTTCAGCAAGCGATCATCCACTTCGCAGACCCCGATAACTGCATTAAGTTCTTGGTTGCTCGGCGCTGGCCGGATGGAGTTGTGTTGTGCCCACGGTGCGGGTCTGACCGCGTGGCCTACGTTCCATCGCGTCGCGTATGGCAGTGCAAGACCCGACATGAAAAGTGCCAGTTCTCTATCAAGGTCGGAACGATCTTTGAGGACTCCGCGATCTCGCTGGATAAGTGGCTTGTGGCAATGTGGCTCGTAGCGAACTGCAAGAACGGTGTGTCCTCATGGGAAGTCCACCGTGATCTTGGCGTTACGCAAAAGACGGCATGGTTCATGCTCCACCGGATTCGGCTTGCGCTTGGCGATGTGCCTGAGAGTAAGATGGGCGGCAATGGCCCCGTGGAAGTGGACGAGACGTTCATCGGCCCCAATCCTCAGAAGATGCATGCTGACAAGCGGCAGGCCCGCTACAAGGCATTGTCGGCACGTCCTAAGACTCCCGTGATGGGAATGCTTGATCGCGAGTCACGCCAAGTTCGCGCCAGCGTGGTTCCCGACGTGCGCCGCGAGACACTACAGAATGCCATCCTTGAGCAGATTGAAAAGGCTTCGACGGTCTACACCGATAGCGCCGTTGGCTATGACAACCTTGCGGCCCGTGCGTACATCCATGGCACGGTCAACCACGTCGAAGAGTACGTCAACGGCGAGATTCACACTCAAGGAATTGAGAATTTCTGGAGTCTCTTGAAGCGCGGTTTGCGTGGAACGTATGTCGCTGTAGAGCCGTTTCACCTTGACCGCTACATCGGAGAGCAAGTCTTCCGGTTCAACAATCGCGCCACGAAGGAAAACCCCTTGAATAACGCAGACCGCTTTACTATCGCTGTCTCGCAGATCGTGGGCAAGCGTCTCACGTATGCGGAGTTGACCGGGAAGGAGTTGAAAAAACCGGAAGCCGCTTTCTAA
- a CDS encoding MFS transporter gives MYDRARMVSAFLQRPAARSLNGDTGFQTTLASVFLYFVAAGLGTVMLGPALPLLAERWHLVDAQLGALFLVTFAGEFVGSWVGARRLGVSLLAGAAGTAVGLFILAFAGFGAAHFVLFCIGVGLGAGLTAGNVIVGTLDQVAGEERLEDSSRRSSRSRRLALLNLSWGIGAIACPLWLRSSLVLSHRAVFSFLDGGAGGALFFLGLGAAFLGAAVWIFRSLPRRFYATVSTKEIRERLHWQGIWMFALTFGLYVGVENALAGWLLSYAQRLHPALSAGGASSVAFCFWVCELGGRGVTALVVKRVDERRFYRGCLAAVIAVIGVLVFVPHLRMASIYAVTALAAVGLSPIYPMAVSFLLARTGNHPQVGKVFAGASLGGTILPWLTGVCSTHFADLRVGFAVPGVGAGLILLLARSVQRSSSSQ, from the coding sequence GTGTATGATCGGGCGCGGATGGTCTCTGCTTTTCTTCAACGCCCAGCGGCGCGCTCACTCAACGGCGACACGGGCTTCCAAACTACGCTTGCCAGCGTTTTTCTCTATTTTGTAGCTGCGGGTCTTGGGACGGTCATGCTGGGTCCTGCCTTGCCATTGCTGGCCGAGCGATGGCACTTGGTGGATGCGCAGTTGGGTGCGCTGTTCCTGGTCACGTTTGCAGGGGAGTTCGTTGGGTCGTGGGTCGGGGCGCGCCGGCTCGGCGTCAGTCTGCTCGCGGGAGCCGCCGGGACGGCAGTTGGCTTGTTTATTCTGGCTTTTGCCGGCTTTGGGGCCGCGCACTTTGTCCTGTTCTGTATCGGTGTAGGGTTGGGCGCGGGGCTGACGGCTGGGAATGTCATCGTGGGCACCCTGGACCAAGTTGCCGGTGAGGAGCGGCTGGAGGACAGCAGCCGGAGATCTTCACGCTCGCGCCGATTGGCGCTATTGAATCTCAGCTGGGGGATCGGAGCGATCGCTTGCCCGCTCTGGCTTCGTTCCAGCCTCGTCTTAAGCCATCGGGCAGTCTTCTCGTTCCTCGATGGGGGCGCTGGCGGCGCTTTGTTCTTCTTGGGATTGGGCGCGGCATTCCTTGGTGCCGCCGTATGGATCTTCCGCTCTCTGCCGCGCCGGTTCTACGCCACGGTAAGCACGAAGGAGATTCGAGAGAGATTGCATTGGCAGGGCATCTGGATGTTCGCGTTGACCTTCGGCCTGTATGTCGGAGTTGAAAACGCGCTTGCCGGATGGCTCCTCAGCTACGCGCAACGGCTGCACCCAGCGCTTTCCGCGGGAGGAGCGTCGTCGGTGGCGTTTTGCTTCTGGGTTTGCGAACTGGGCGGCCGAGGCGTGACCGCCTTGGTGGTTAAACGCGTCGACGAGCGTCGGTTCTATCGCGGATGTCTAGCTGCGGTGATCGCGGTGATTGGAGTTCTGGTCTTCGTGCCGCACCTGCGGATGGCCTCGATTTACGCTGTGACGGCGTTGGCTGCAGTCGGCTTGTCTCCGATCTATCCGATGGCTGTTTCTTTTCTCCTGGCGCGAACCGGGAATCATCCTCAGGTCGGCAAAGTCTTTGCCGGCGCCTCGTTGGGAGGAACGATCCTGCCGTGGTTGACGGGCGTCTGCTCGACGCATTTCGCGGACTTGAGAGTCGGCTTTGCGGTTCCGGGAGTCGGCGCCGGATTGATTTTGCTGCTGGCAAGGTCCGTGCAGCGGTCGAGTTCGTCGCAATAG
- a CDS encoding ArnT family glycosyltransferase has translation MQWQALQDWFNPRPQDGEARFRPPVRIFWLGLMVRIAYMTLAHTYKVTQYEDHFEFGWEAARIARSLATGHGYSDPFILGGTGPTAWLPPVFPLMIAACFKLFGVYKPLAAWTVLALDCVFSAATALAVYEIAARCFNRRVAIWSGWLWALYPAAMQYAVKWVWETTLTTMLFAWVLVLALRVRGIGAEQPGSAEERGSQTFGRWLMFGLLWGLIALCNPSLLLFLPVCGVWMLWSKSGLRRGVPKAIASGLIFIACLAPWTCRNWKVFHVFIPIRGNFGAENWYGNRPDAQGFPWGVIIASRPDLQRYAEIGEVEYVKELGAKASRYIHEDPRHFARLTVKRVYFFWASVPHPLAKSAFLEYVREFHYGFLTITGLLGLLLALRRRVPASGLFACAFAILPATYYFVTVAARFRHPLEPLITVLTVYLFQSAKKAPRTGAQQRKANGVIPLDV, from the coding sequence ATGCAATGGCAAGCACTTCAGGACTGGTTCAACCCTCGTCCACAGGATGGCGAGGCGCGCTTCCGTCCACCGGTGCGTATTTTCTGGCTGGGTTTGATGGTCCGCATCGCCTACATGACGCTGGCGCACACCTACAAAGTCACCCAGTACGAGGATCATTTTGAATTTGGCTGGGAGGCGGCGCGAATCGCGCGGTCCCTTGCTACCGGTCATGGCTATTCTGACCCGTTCATTCTGGGGGGCACCGGACCGACAGCCTGGCTGCCGCCGGTCTTTCCGCTCATGATTGCAGCGTGCTTCAAGCTCTTCGGCGTCTATAAGCCGTTGGCAGCCTGGACGGTATTGGCGCTCGACTGCGTCTTCTCCGCCGCAACCGCACTTGCGGTGTACGAAATTGCCGCCCGCTGCTTCAACCGCCGGGTCGCGATCTGGTCGGGGTGGCTGTGGGCGCTTTATCCGGCGGCGATGCAATACGCGGTCAAGTGGGTTTGGGAGACAACGCTGACGACGATGCTCTTCGCCTGGGTGCTGGTGCTGGCTTTGCGGGTGCGTGGCATTGGGGCGGAGCAACCCGGTTCCGCAGAGGAGAGGGGTTCGCAGACGTTTGGCCGCTGGCTGATGTTCGGCTTGCTTTGGGGATTGATTGCGCTGTGCAATCCCTCATTGTTGTTGTTCCTGCCGGTTTGCGGGGTGTGGATGTTATGGAGCAAGAGCGGCTTGCGCCGCGGTGTCCCGAAGGCGATCGCTTCAGGCCTGATTTTTATTGCTTGCCTGGCGCCGTGGACTTGTCGGAATTGGAAGGTCTTCCATGTTTTTATCCCGATTCGCGGCAACTTTGGTGCGGAGAACTGGTATGGCAATCGTCCGGATGCGCAGGGTTTTCCTTGGGGAGTCATCATTGCCTCGAGGCCCGACCTTCAACGCTACGCCGAGATTGGAGAGGTGGAGTACGTCAAAGAATTGGGAGCGAAGGCCAGCCGGTATATTCATGAAGATCCCAGGCATTTTGCGCGGTTGACGGTGAAGCGAGTCTATTTTTTCTGGGCCAGCGTGCCGCATCCGCTCGCCAAGTCTGCTTTTCTCGAGTATGTCCGGGAATTCCACTACGGGTTCCTTACGATCACCGGTTTGCTTGGGCTGTTGTTGGCCCTGAGGCGGCGAGTCCCGGCATCGGGGTTGTTTGCCTGCGCCTTTGCGATTTTGCCGGCCACCTACTATTTTGTGACCGTGGCTGCGCGTTTCCGGCACCCTCTTGAACCACTCATCACCGTCCTTACCGTTTACCTCTTCCAATCAGCTAAGAAGGCTCCGAGAACCGGTGCACAGCAAAGAAAGGCGAACGGTGTAATCCCACTCGATGTGTAA
- the bshB1 gene encoding bacillithiol biosynthesis deacetylase BshB1 — translation MMQAIDVLAIAAHRDDVEQTCGGTLLRMKSIGLRTGILDLTQGEAGTRGSADERAAEAAEAASILQVDRRQALDIPDGRVENTYENRIKIATVLRQLRPRVVILPYWTGRHPDHYTTSILGYEACFLAGLSKLDTGAPPHRPFKIVYASLYADVRPSFVVDISEHLEQRFAALMAYRSQYANQPSGSSLFVPEEEIRERTSAMARHYGLLAGVRYAEPFVQKEIGLVDDLTLLPVQSI, via the coding sequence ATGATGCAGGCCATTGACGTCCTCGCCATCGCCGCCCATCGCGATGATGTGGAGCAGACCTGCGGCGGCACCCTGCTGCGCATGAAATCAATTGGTCTGCGCACCGGCATCCTCGACCTGACCCAGGGGGAAGCCGGTACCAGGGGCTCTGCCGATGAACGGGCGGCGGAAGCGGCGGAGGCCGCCAGCATCCTCCAGGTCGACCGTCGGCAGGCCCTCGATATTCCCGATGGGCGGGTGGAAAATACCTACGAAAACCGGATCAAGATCGCCACCGTACTGCGCCAGCTGCGCCCTCGCGTCGTGATCTTGCCCTACTGGACCGGTCGCCATCCCGACCACTACACCACCTCAATTCTCGGCTACGAAGCCTGCTTTCTGGCTGGGCTCAGCAAGCTCGACACCGGCGCACCCCCGCACCGGCCCTTCAAAATCGTCTACGCCAGCCTCTATGCCGATGTACGTCCCAGCTTTGTCGTCGATATCTCGGAACATCTCGAACAGCGCTTTGCTGCGTTAATGGCCTACCGGTCGCAATATGCCAACCAGCCTTCCGGCAGCTCCCTTTTCGTTCCTGAAGAAGAAATTCGCGAACGCACCTCCGCTATGGCCCGGCACTATGGTCTTCTCGCCGGTGTCCGCTATGCCGAACCCTTCGTGCAGAAAGAGATCGGGCTGGTTGACGATCTCACGCTGCTCCCGGTGCAATCGATTTAA
- a CDS encoding TIGR00730 family Rossman fold protein: MIYLNDTGDPDSGSRLPDDRFRPFARRALPYNLPMLQRICVFCGSNLGKNPVYEQAAQTVGRLLCERNIELVYGGGNVGLMGVVADACLEGGGRVTGVMPQALFEKEIAHSGLTELRIVGSMHERKSVMADLSSAFIALPGGYGTWEEFCEVLTWSQLGIQRKACALLNVNGYYDPLLALADKAVSEGFLRHVHRDLLLFDDDPVRLLDRLSSYAVPFVDKWLGRRSR; this comes from the coding sequence ATGATCTACCTAAATGATACGGGCGATCCCGATTCGGGATCTCGTCTGCCGGATGATCGATTCCGGCCGTTTGCCCGAAGGGCACTGCCTTACAATCTCCCCATGCTGCAAAGAATATGCGTGTTCTGCGGATCCAATCTGGGAAAAAATCCAGTGTACGAGCAGGCCGCCCAGACCGTGGGCCGGCTACTTTGCGAGCGCAACATCGAGCTGGTCTATGGCGGCGGGAATGTTGGTCTGATGGGCGTGGTTGCGGATGCATGTCTTGAAGGCGGCGGACGAGTGACCGGAGTGATGCCGCAAGCGTTGTTCGAGAAGGAGATTGCGCACAGTGGCTTGACCGAGTTACGTATTGTCGGCTCGATGCATGAGCGCAAGTCGGTGATGGCAGACCTTTCGAGCGCCTTCATCGCGCTGCCCGGAGGGTACGGGACCTGGGAAGAATTCTGCGAGGTGCTGACCTGGTCGCAATTGGGCATCCAGCGAAAAGCATGCGCGCTACTGAATGTGAATGGATATTACGACCCGTTGCTGGCGCTGGCCGACAAGGCAGTGTCAGAAGGCTTCCTGCGTCATGTGCATCGCGATCTCCTGCTCTTTGATGATGATCCAGTAAGGCTGTTGGATCGGTTAAGCAGCTATGCAGTTCCTTTTGTCGACAAATGGTTGGGACGTCGAAGCAGGTAA
- a CDS encoding ArnT family glycosyltransferase: MCKNLTHISEKTFTISSGAVLSLSALFFIWKSIHWPIIGDASLMHYAVFLMNHGAAPYRDIYELNMPGSYLVEWVVMHTFGGGALGWRLFDLFLSLSATAAMMVIARPQGWGAGFWAGVLLLLIHGRDGIPQVGQRDLSLTVCLLVGYAFLFQSLRKNKPAFAVCFGLIAGLAAAIKPTMLLLAPSALVLVYWQLRKAGKPARGFVLAGLSGLLMIFAGFAAYLWREHALYAFMTTTREMVEYHAALGRRSATYLLLHSISPILPLALGWLVLTLSMRKRPGWEGAHLLVAMGVGMLSFSLQGKGFPYQRYPFLAFLLLIMAMSFAEATKDRRSGVRVLGFAGLAFGAFVLAPISSVKATEADWRNLGNISLLQRDLSSLDEDRLSGGVQCVDSISGCVNVLYRMKLIETSYVFYDEFLFGPASVPAVVRNREKFWADLDREPPAVIVVTAPLFPSGPDNYGKLAQWPQFAAYLQAHYSLAVQRTPMTPVKWWSRAEMPDGYRIYLRER, encoded by the coding sequence ATGTGTAAGAACCTCACTCATATCTCGGAGAAGACTTTTACAATTTCGTCGGGCGCCGTACTTTCTCTTTCTGCTCTCTTCTTTATATGGAAAAGCATTCATTGGCCGATCATCGGCGATGCCTCGCTGATGCACTATGCAGTCTTTCTGATGAATCATGGGGCCGCTCCGTATCGGGACATCTATGAATTGAACATGCCTGGCAGTTACCTGGTCGAATGGGTGGTCATGCATACCTTCGGCGGCGGCGCTCTAGGCTGGCGACTCTTCGATCTATTTCTGTCTTTGTCGGCCACCGCGGCAATGATGGTGATCGCTCGTCCCCAAGGCTGGGGCGCCGGGTTTTGGGCGGGAGTCTTACTCCTGTTGATCCATGGCCGAGACGGCATTCCTCAAGTGGGACAGCGGGATTTGAGCCTTACGGTCTGTCTCCTTGTTGGGTATGCCTTTCTCTTTCAATCCTTGCGCAAGAACAAGCCTGCCTTCGCGGTCTGCTTTGGCCTGATCGCCGGCCTTGCTGCGGCGATCAAGCCAACTATGCTGTTGCTCGCACCATCGGCCCTGGTCCTCGTCTATTGGCAGCTACGAAAAGCAGGCAAGCCGGCGCGAGGGTTTGTCCTGGCGGGACTTAGCGGTCTACTGATGATTTTTGCCGGATTTGCGGCCTATCTCTGGCGAGAACATGCGCTCTACGCGTTTATGACGACCACGCGCGAAATGGTGGAATATCACGCAGCGTTAGGCAGACGATCAGCAACCTACCTGCTGCTCCACAGCATATCTCCGATCCTGCCCTTAGCTCTTGGGTGGCTCGTCCTGACCTTATCAATGCGGAAGCGGCCGGGCTGGGAGGGCGCTCACTTGCTGGTGGCGATGGGTGTAGGTATGCTGTCCTTCTCTTTGCAGGGCAAGGGCTTCCCCTACCAGCGGTATCCGTTTCTGGCATTTCTCCTTTTGATCATGGCGATGTCGTTTGCAGAGGCCACCAAGGACAGGAGGAGTGGGGTACGGGTCCTGGGGTTCGCCGGACTTGCGTTCGGAGCGTTCGTGCTGGCGCCGATATCGTCTGTGAAAGCGACCGAAGCCGACTGGCGGAATTTAGGAAACATCAGCCTTTTGCAACGAGATCTTTCCTCGCTCGATGAAGACCGGCTTTCCGGAGGCGTCCAGTGTGTGGATTCGATCAGCGGCTGCGTCAACGTTCTCTACCGCATGAAGCTTATCGAGACGAGCTATGTATTCTATGATGAATTTCTCTTCGGCCCGGCTTCCGTGCCTGCGGTGGTGAGAAATCGTGAGAAATTCTGGGCCGACTTGGATCGCGAGCCGCCGGCAGTGATCGTCGTGACCGCTCCGCTCTTTCCGAGCGGCCCAGACAATTACGGCAAGCTGGCTCAATGGCCACAGTTCGCGGCCTATCTTCAAGCACATTACTCGCTCGCAGTCCAACGCACCCCGATGACGCCAGTGAAGTGGTGGAGTCGAGCGGAGATGCCCGACGGCTACCGGATTTATCTTCGAGAACGTTGA